Below is a genomic region from Microbacterium sp. LWO12-1.2.
AGATACGAACCTGCCCAGGGCAGCGAGACGATCTCGCCCCCGTAGAAGGCGTCGTTGATGAGCTCGGCGAGATCCTCGCCACCGGCGCGATAGCTGCGCGTGAGCGTCATCACCGGAAGCAGCTCGGAGAGCCGCTCGAAGACCGAGACGTCGTCGAAGGGAACCTCGGACTCCCAGGCATCGCCCGGATCGACGGCGATGTGGAACGGAGTCGGACGCTGCGTCACCGGATCGCCGAACGCGACGATCTGCCGCGCACGACGGATCGCCGGTGCGGCCTCGGCGAGGTTGATGGCTGCAGCGTCAACCAGGAGCACGGTGTCGAACTCGACCGAATCAGGGATCTCCGGCACGCGGTAGGGCGAGGAGATCCAGACGGGGGCGAGCACGTCGACCAGGCTCGGTGCGGCGCTGACGATCTCGGCCGTGCTGGTGCCGGGCTGCGTCAGCGCGCGACGAAGGTGCTGCGACTGCTGAGGCTCGTCGACGATCGCGATCTTCCACTGGCTCGCCAGCTGCCAGGCGAGCAGCGGTCCTGCCATCGCCGCGTGCGCTTCATCGACCAGACGGAAGTCCCGCTCGAGCCGGTCGACGACGGCGGTGTTCGCGCCCAGCAAGGCGCGGTTGTCCTGCAGCGCGCGCTCGAGGAGCGACTGCCACCAGGCGAACTCGAGCTCTTCGCCCACCTGCCCCTCGGACACGTGACGCACCGAGAGCTCGGCGAGCAGAGGCTCGAGGCCCCACAGCGCCAAGCGATCGCGCAGCTGCGCGCGCTCGACCAGGTTGTCGAAGACATCGGACTTCGCAGCGAGCCCCGCGAGCGTGCGCACCAGACGAGCGACCGGCAGCGACGCGAGCGGTTCGCGACGACCGAGCGCGGCATCCAGCTCCGCGAGTTCCGCGTGGGCACGCTGCCAGGCCGCGGACACGTCGGCGAGACCGAGCGGCACCTCGGGTGCCACTCCCGCCTCGACGAAGCGCTGCCACTGCGTGCGCTGCGCCTGGATGCGGAGCAGCGACTCGTGCATCTCGGTCACGTGCACGCCGGGCCGCACGTATTCCTTCGCCAGACGACGCAGACGGCGGCGGTTCGCTCCGGACATCCCCGGCGCATCGCGGCGCGAGCCGTGCGCTTGGATGAGCTCGCCGAGCGGTCGCTCGAACACCGTGGGGCTGAAGCGGTCGAGCGAATCGCGGATGCCCTGCAGCAGCCCGAGGTACTCGCCGAGTTCGTCGATCGTCGAGAAAGGACGCATGCGCGTCTGAGCGATCAACTCGTAGCCGCGCTCCAGGAGCGCAGGGATGCTGTTGGTGTGCAGTCGGGCGGCCAGCTCGTGCGCGGCTCGTGCCGCCTCCGTGCTCGAGAACGTGACGCCGTACCAGGGCGAGTCGTCCGGCCCGAACCGGAACTCGCCCAGTCGCGCGGCCTGTGCGAGCGCCGACGCGGCAGCAGACCTGTCGTCCGCCAGCCGGTGCAGCGCGTCGGTGCCGAGGCGCGCCGTCGTCGACGGCGGCACCGGCAGAGAGGCGAGACGGGTCAGGTGCCGGGTCGCGTCGAGAACAGAGGCGCCGGTGCCGCCGACAGGCGCGGTGAGGGCCTGCCGGTAGTCGCGCAGCACCGTGCGCAGGCGGACCAGCGCATCATCGACCTCGCCCACCTTGGGCGCGACCGCCTTCTCATTGCGTCCGATCGCACGTACGAGGTCGCGGCGCACGCTCGCTGGCGAGATCGCCAGGCTGTCCAGGCCGATCCCGGCGAGACGATGACGCACACCGTCAAGAGTGGATCGCCGCGCCGAGACGACGAGCACTCGTCGACCAGCGCGCACCAACTCCCCCAGAGCGTTGATCACGGTCTGCGTTCCGCCGGTACCCGGCAGCGTCGCGACGGTCAGCGAATGGCCGGCGGCGATGCGCGCGAGCACCGCTTCCTGCTCGGCGTCCGCATCCAGCAGGAGGTTGTCCGATGCGGGCGCGCGGTCATCGGGGCCCGTGTGGTGTGGCGTGGCGCGCGGCGCAGTGACCTGCTCCCGATCGCCGACGTGCCCGGCGAGCGCGTTCAGCACGACATGGTCGAGGTTCCGACCGTCGCGGACCATCGCCCCGCTGACATCGGCGAACGTGGAGACGACCAACCGAGGTTCGACCGAGAAGGTCTCGATCGAACGGGCGGTCGCACGCAGGCTGTCGATCACGGGCTGCGGCTTGAAGATGCCCCCGTCGTACGCGAGGGCGGCGAGGGCGGCGGCGTCGATCGAGATGCCGAAGTGCTCCCGGGCGATGCGCACGAGCTCCGGATTCACCTCGAAGGTGCCCTGCAGCTTGAGCTCGAAATCAGAGTGGTGCCGGCGGATGGCCAGCGGACGCAGCAGGACAGGGGCGGAGAACCCGACTCCGCCTATGCGCCAGTGCGCGACACCCACGGCGAGATGCACCGCCTCGATCCCGCGGACGGTGCGCAGCTCGGTGTTCTTGGCCGTGATGCGTTCGGCGGCGAGTCTGGCCGTGCGCAGGCCGACCTCGTCACGGAACAGGTTGGACAGCAGAGTCGATCGGCCGGTGATGAACTGCGGCAGACTGCCCGGATGCGCCTTGGAGATGTCGATCCCGGATTCGGGCCGGTCGCGGAAGTTGACCAGGGGCGATGCGCCACCCAGATCCGCTGCCTCCGCGCGCAATCTGGTGCGCTCCGCCTCGGCAGCGTGTGCGACATCGACGCCGGTCGCGGACTCGTGGAGCTCACCGAGAGTCACTGCGGCCTCCGCCACTGCGTCATCCGCAGACTTGTCATCACGTCGCCACACATTTCACACCCTAGGCGTGTCAGGGCCCGGCGTCCGGTATCCCTGGCGGGTTTCACCGTATTTATGCCCCTGAACGGGCCCGAGCACTCCTCCTGCACACCCTCGGAGCCTGATTGATTGTCCCCGAACAGCGACCCGTCGAGGGGACCGAGCGCTCGGGGTCGACGTGAGCGGACACTATGGAGGCATGACCTTCCGCTACGACTTCGCTCCGACACCGTTCGGCGATGCTCTCGCGGTGTTCTCCGACGAGGGCATCGTGAGGTTCGATCTCTCCGAATCCGAAGACCCCTCCGTACCGTGGCTGCTGGAGAGCGTCGCTCGCGAGCTCGGCGCCGTCCCCGAACCCGAACCGGGCGCCGCAGACGAACTGTCGCGGCTCCTCGGGGCCTACTTCGACGGCGAGCCCGTGCGCTTCGCGGATCATGTGGAGTTCGACTGGCGCCTCACCAACGGATTCTCGCTGACCGCACTGCAGACGATCAGCACGATCGAGTGGGGCGAGACGATGAGCTACGGCGAGGTCGCCGTGCTCGCGGGCCATCCGGGAGCCGCCCGTGCGGTCGGCACGGCATGCCGACTCACCCCTTTCTCGATCATCGTGCCCGTGCACCGAGTGGTTCGGTCTGACGGAACGCCCGGGCACTACGGCGCGCACCCCGAGCGGAAGCGCTTCCTGCTCGATCTCGAAGCGCGCTGAACTCGCGGCGCCGCGGTACGAGCGGGATCCCGACGTGTAGGCCGCCGGGGTCCCGCTGCCCTCCTCCCACCGGCGACGCGGCGATGCCCCGGTGGTAGGGTCGACGCTACGAAACGGGGCACGGCGTTGTCTCCCCGAGGTAGGAAATCATGAGCTCAACGGTGACGTGGGAATCCGAGACCGAGCTCGTCGCCAACGCGGTGAGCGAGCTGGCCAGGCGTACCCGCTTTCCCGTCGCGTTCGGCGGTCTGATCGAAGAGGGCGTCGTGAGCGTCACCAGCATCGTGGGCAACCGCACCCGCAGTCTCGACGGTCTGCGCGTCCGCCCGGAGCGAGGTCTCGGCGGCCGAGCGATGATGGAACTCCGGCCGAGGATGACGAGCGACTACGGCTCATCGCAGCAGATCACCCATGACTACGACATGTTCGTCCTCGGTGAAGGGCTTCGCACTCTCCTCGCCCTCCCCATCGTCGTACGTGGACGCTCCCGCGGTGTGCTGTACGCCGGCACCTGGGACGAGGAGCCGGTCGGCGGGATCACGACAGCACCGGCCATGCAGGTCGCGCAGTCCGTCGCCGACGAGTTGCGCATCCGTGACGAGGTCGAGCAGCGACTCCGGGCCCGGACGACGGACGAGGCCGTCGCGCCGCCCCAGCGCGAACAGTTGCGCGAGAGCTTCGCCGAACTCCGCAGCATCGCCGCCTCCATCGATGATGATTCGTTGCGGAGGCGGATCGCTCGAGTCGAACGACGGCTCGCTGTGATCGCCGGCGACGCGGTCCCCGTCGCGACAGGCCCGGTGCCCACCGTGCGACTTTCACCGCGCGAGATCGACGTGCTCGCATGCGCAGCGTTGGGGTCGACGAATGCGGAGATCGCCAGTCGTCTGGGACTGCGCGAGGGAACGGTGAAGGCGTACCTGGGCACGGCGATGTCAAAGCTCGACGCCTCCACTCGCCACTCCGCCGTGGCCAAGGCGCGGCGCGCGGGGCTGCTCCCCTGACCGTAGACTGCACAGGCCGTGCCCAGCGCGGTTGGTTATCATGGGGTTCAGCTGGCGAACACCGGCTCCGGACGAGGCAGACCAGTACCCGGTGAGCGAAAAGACTGGTCCGAAAGGACCATCATGTCGTGGATCGTTTTGATCGCATCCGGAATCCTCGAAGCCGTGTGGGCGACCGCACTGGGCAAATCCGACGGACTCACCAAGCTCTGGCCGAGCGTGACCTTCTTCGTCGCACTCGCGATCTCGATGTTCGGCCTCGCATTCGCGATGCGGGATATCTCCACCGGAACCGCGTACGCGGTATGGGTGGGAATCGGCGCATCACTCACAGTGATCTGGGCAATGATCACGGGAGACACCGAGATCTCCTGGCTGCGCATTCTGCTTCTGATGGGGCTCGTCGGCTGCATTGTGGGGCTCAAGCTCATCGACACCGGTCACGAATAATGTACTCGGTACGTAATTCTTGTTGTTGTGGTTATTCCACGCGAGTAGGGTGACTTCCATGGCGAGACGAATTGTGCACCAGCTGGTCGACGATATCGATGGCAGCGTCCTGGAGGTCGGCGAAGGCGAGACCGTTCATTTCTCTCTGAACGGCACCTCGTACGAGATCGACCTGAGCAGCGCTCACGCAGAGGAATTGCGTGCAGCGTTCGAACCGTACATCTCCGCAGGGCGTAGAGCAGGATCGGGTGGCGCTGTGCGCTCAGCCGCTCCTCGCAAGCGTCCGGGACGGAACCCTGAGGTCGCGGCCATCCGCACCTGGGCCAATGAGAACGGCTACACGCTTTCGGAGCGCGGACGCATTCCCGCGCCGATCGTCGACGCCTACAACGCAGCCCACTGACGAAGTTGAGGAATAGGCGCTTCTCCGGAAGCGCCTATTCCTCTTTTTCTTTCGCCCAGGCCTCATCGCGGAGAGTGATCTCGCTCGTCATATCCGTGAGGAATCCGATGACGACCTCGCGTTCCTCCGACGTCAGTCGAGCGGCCGAATAGAACCGCTTCGCCTGTTGTCTCCCCACCGTCTCCATAGCCGCGTGACGCGTCTCCGCCGAGATGGTGATCGCGAGAGCACGTCGATCCGTCGGGTGCGGAGCGCGATGAATATGCTTGCCCTTCTCCAGACGGTCGAGCAACTTGGTCGTCGCTGCCGTCGAAATGCCCAGATGCTGGGCGATACCACCCGGCGTGGCGATCGCATCGCGATTCGCACACACGATCAGATAATGCAGCGCGCGCATATCGGTCTCGTTCAACTTCATGTACCGACGCGAAGCCAGTGAAAGGCGCTGCTCCGCATCGCGCAGCTCGGCGATCGCCCCCATGAGGCGCGCGATCTGCCGCAGATCCTCTGGGGCTACGCCACTTCGGTCGATCAGGGCGCTGCGCGGGTCGCTCGCATCGACATCGTAGATGGCCGAATGACTCAGACCGTCCGGGCCTGGAACGTCCGCGCTCATCGCCGCGTCTCCCGACGCACCCGGAGCGAGGGTGGTGCGGGACTCGTTCTCCATGCGATCATGTTACACATCACGGGCTACATGCTAAGTTGATAACTCACTTAGTTAGCCAAATCGCCGAGAGGATGCCATGGACGATGTGACCCTCCTCGCCGAAGACGGGAGCGTGGTCGGCGTGCTCCCGAAGCGCGACGTGCACACGTCCGAGACTCCCCTGCATCTCGCGTTCTCGTGCCACATCCGTGACCACGACGGGCGCATCCTGGTGACCCGCCGCGCCCTGAGCAAGCAGACCTGGCCGGGCGTCTGGACCAACAGCTTCTGCGGCCACCCTCGCCCGGGCGAGGACATGGCGGCTGCCGTCACGCGCCGCGCCTTCGAAGAACTCGGCGTCACGCTCTCCGACATCCGCCTCGTCCTGCCGTCCTTCCGCTACCGCGCGGTCGATGCGAGCGGAATCGTCGAGAACGAGATCTGCCCCGTGCATGTCGCCGTCATCGACGGCGAACTGTCGGTGAACCCCGAAGAGGTCGCCGAATGGGCGTGGATCGAACCCGCCGACCTGGTGGAGGCCGTCGAAAGAGCACCGTTCGCCTTCAGCCCGTGGATCCGCGAGCAGCTGCCGCTGCTGCGCCAGATCGGCGAGGTCTGACGATGGGTGCGATGGCGACCGAGGAGGACCTCGGCACCCGCATCGAAGAGGCACTCCGCATCCGCTTCGCCGAGCGCAGCACGGCCGCGGAGGCGTACGGCCCCGAGTTCGCAGCCCTGTGGAAGGCAGCGGCGGAACACGCGCTGGGGGGCAAGTTGATCCGCCCTCGCCTCCTGCTCGATTTCCGCCTAGCGCTCTCAGCCGCGGGCCTCTCTCACGAAGAAGCCGCCTGCGCCGTGGACATCGCGGCGAACGTCGAGCTCCTCCACTACGCGTTCCTCCTGCATGACGATGTGATCGACGGCGACCTGATCCGACGACGACGCCCCAATCTGATCGGCTCCCTCGCTGAGCGGCGATCGGACGAACCCGACGACGCGGAACTCCACTGGGCACGGTCCAGCGCGATCCTGATGGGCGATCTGCTGCTGGCCTCCGCCGTACTGGGGTTCGCACGCGCCGATGTCTCGGCCGACACCCGAGACCGCCTGCTCGCCCTGATGGAGCAGACCATCCTCGAGACGGTCGCCGGGGAGCACACCGACATCGGCCTGAGCGACGGCATCATCCCGCCGGATCTGCGCACCATCCTCTCGATGAGCGCCTACAAGACCGCGACGTACTCCTTCGTCCTCCCCCTTCGCGCCGCCGCCGTGCTGGCCGGTGCCTCCCCGTCCGCCGAGGAGCAGCTCACGGCGATCGGCCGTCATCTCGGCCTCGCCTACCAGTTGCAGGACGACCTGCTGTCGGTGTTCGGCGAAGCGCAGGAGCACGGGAAGGATGCCTTCTCCGATCTTCGCGAGGGCAAGGAGACGGCCATCATCGCGTACGCCCGGATGACGGGCCACTGGCCGAGCATCGAGCTGTACTTCGGCGCGACGGATCTGAGCGCTCAGCAGTGTGCCGACATCCGCGACCGTCTGCGCGAATGCGGCGCAGAGGGCTTCGCGCGCAGCCTGGTCGAGGAGCAGCTCGGCGCCGTGTCCACCGTGCTCGCCGAGGCCGAGGCTGCCGGCACGATCTCCCCCGCCGCCGGACGCACCGTCCTCGCCCTCGCCTCACGCATCGAGAGCCGACGCGCATGACGGGGAGCCCTGCGAGTCCCGCCGGAGACGGCGCGCTCGACCGTTTCAGCCGCACCGCCGACATCGCGACGACGGACGTCATCCGCACCTACTCCACCTCGTTCGGGCTCGCCACGCGCCTGCTCGGACCTCGTCACCGTCAACACGTGCGCAACATCTACGCGATGGTGCGGATCGCCGACGAGATCGTCGACGGCGTCGCGGCCGAGGCCGGTCTCGATGCCGCGGCGCAGAGCGACGCCCTCGCGTCGTACGTCGCCGAGACGCACCGGTCGATGCGCACGGGGTACAGCAGCGACCTGATCCTGCACGCGTTCGCACGCACCGCGCGGGAGTGCGGCATCGGGGAGGATCTGACGCAGCCGTTCTTCGACTCGATGCGCGCCGACATCGCGAGTGACGCGGGTTTCACCGCATACGACGGCGATGCCCACGCCCGCTACGTGTACGGCTCGGCCGAGGTCGTCGGCCTCATGTGCACGCGCGTGTTCCTGCGCGGCGCCTCGCGCACTCCCGCCGAGGAGCAGACGATCGACCGCGGCGCCCGCCAGCTCGGCGCCGCCTTCCAGAACGTGAACTTCCTGCGCGACCTCGCCGACGACACGGACCGGCTGCATCGCGGTTACCTCGGCGGCGGCGAGCGTCTCACCGAGGCAGACCGTGATGCCTGGGTCGCGACGGTCATGCAGCAGCTCGACGACGCGCGCATCGCGATCCCCCTGCTGCCCAAGGACTCCCGCGCGGCCGTCCGCAGCGCGCACGCCCTGTTCTCGGCGTTGACACGGCGAGTGGCGAAGACCCCCGTCGACGTGCTGTACCGCAAGAGGGTGCGGGTTCCCGATCCGCTCAAGGCTCTCCTCGCCGCCCGCGCCGTGTTCGTCACTGCCCTGGAGCGGGACCGATGAGCCGCGTCGTGGTGATCGGCGCCGGCGTCGCCGGACTCGCCGTGGCCGGTCTCCTCGCCCGCGACGGGCACGATGTCACGATCCTCGAGAAGAACGACCGCGTCGGCGGACGCGCCGGCACCATCGAGCGCGACGGGTTCCGTTTCGACTCCGGCCCCTCCTGGTACCTGATGCCGGAGGTGTTCGACCACTTCTTCGCGATGATGGGCACGAGCGCCGAGGAGCAGCTCGACCTGACGCTGCTCGACCCCGGGTATCGGGTGTTCCGTCAGCCGCACACGACGACGGATGCAGCCGCATCCGTGACGGTGCCGGCCGGACACGAACGCGTGAGCCGGCTGTTCGACTCGCTCGAGCCGGGGTCCGCTCCCGCACTGGCGAAGTACCTGGACTCCGCGCACGACGCCAGCACGATGGCGGAGAAGTACTTCCTCTACAACCCGTTCACCCGCATCCGCTCTCTGCTCGCACCCGAGGTGCTGCGCGCGCTCCCCCGCCTGTTCACGCTGCTGGGCACGCGCCTGCAGGCATTCGCGGCTCGGCGGTTCCGCAACCCCGTGATCCGTCAGATCCTCGGCTACCCCGCGGTCTTCCTCGGTACCGACCCGCGCAGCGCTCCGGCGATGTACCACCTCATGAGCGCGCTGGACCTCGATCAGGGCGTCAGCTATCCCCAGGGCGGCTTCTGGCGGGTGGTGGAGCGCATCGAGGATCTCGCCCGAGGCGCGGGAGTGCGCATCGTCACGGATGCCGAGGTCACCGGCATCCGCACGCAGGACGGGCAGGACGGCACCCATGTCACCGGTGTCGGATGGCGCGATGGGACCGGCGCCGAGCACGTGGAGCGCGCCGACATCGTGGTCTCCGCCGCCGACCTGCATCACACCGAGACCGCGTTGCTGCCGGCCTCCCTGCAGAGCTATCCGGAATCCTGGTGGGCACGACGCACCAGCGGTCCCGGTGGGCTGCTCGTGATGCTCGGCGTGCGCGGCACCCTGCCCCAGCTCCCGCATCACTCGCTGTTCTTCACCGACGACTGGGATGCGAACTTCGATGCGATCTTCGGACGCGACCCCGAGATCCCGTCTCCCGCGTCGACGTACGTCTGCCGTCCGAGTGCGACAGACCCCGATGTCGCTCCCGCCGACCACGAGAACCTGTTCATCCTGGTGCCGATCCCCGCCGACGTCGACCTCGGTCATGGCGGATCGGACGGCAGCGGATCTCCGGCGATCGAACGTGCAGCCGACGCCGCCATCGACCTCGTCGCGCAGTGGGCCGATGTCCCCGATCTGCGCGAACGCATCGTCGTGAGGGAGACGAAGGGCCCGGCGGACTTCCGAGACGACTACCACTCGTGGCGCGGCGGGATGCTGGGGCCGGCGCACATCCTCTCGCAGAGCGCGATGTTCCGCGCGCAGAACGCCTCGAAGCGGGTGCGCGGCCTCTTCTACGCCGGCGGAACCACTGCTCCGGGCGTCGGCGTGCCGATGTGTCTGATCAGCGCGGAGATCGTGCTGAAGCGCATCCGTGGCGATCACTCCGGCGGTCCGCTCCCCGTACCGGTCCGCGACCCTTCTCGCACGGAGATCGACTGATGGGCGCGCTGTACCTGACTGCGCTGCTCGTGTCACTCGGATGCATGCTCCTGCTCGACTGGCGCTTCCGCCTGTTCTTCTGGCGCGACGCGGTCGCGGCGGCCACCGTGACCGTCATCGGCGTCGCGTTCTTCCTCGCCTGGGACGTCGCGGGAATCGCCGGAGGGATCTTCTTCCGCGGCGATGCGACGATCGCGACCGGGATCGTGTTCGCGCCGGAGCTGCCGATCGAGGAGCCCGTCTTCCTGCTGTTCCTCGTCGTGTGCACGATGGTCATCTACACCGGTGCCGTACGCGTCCTCACCGGCCTCCGCACCCGGCGTCGTGCCGAGGAGGTGCGGGGATGACCTACATCCAGCTCGCCGCATGGTTCCTCGCGGCAGCCGTCGCAGCCGCGCTGGTGCTGTCGCTGCTCGCGCGACGCCGCGGTGCCGCCCCTCACCTCGGAGCGATCGCGCTGACCGTGCTGGCGCTGTTCATCCTCACCGCCGTGTTCGACACGATCATGATCGGCACCGGACTGTTCCACTACTCGGGACAGCACCTCCTCGACATCCACATCGGCCTGGCTCCGATCGAGGACTTCGCCTACCCCCTCGCCGGCGCGCTGCTGTTGCCGAGCCTGTGGGCGGCGCTGAGGGCACGCCGCAGCGCCCGGAAACCCACCGCCGCGGATGAGTCGGAGGCAGACGCATGAGCGCCGTGACAGGGCGGCCGGCGCTCGGCCGCGACATCGCCCAGATCGTGCTCTCCTCCCGGCCGATCAGCTGGATCAACACCGCCTTCCCGTTCGCTGCCGCCTATCTGCTCAGCACGCGAGAGGTCGACGCGACGCTCGTCATCGGCACCCTGTACTTCCTCATCCCCTACAACCTCGCCATGTACGGGATCAACGACGTGTTCGACTACGCCTCCGACCTGGCGAACCCACGCAAGGGCGGGATCGAGGGCGCGCTGCTGGCACCCCGCATCCATCGGGCGACGCTCTGGGCTGCAGCCGTCACCAACGTCCCCTTCCTGGTCTATCTCGTGATCGTCGGCAACCCGGCATCCTGGATCTGGCTCGCCGTGAGCGTCTTCGCCGTGATCGCGTACTCGGCACCGGGCCTGCGCTTCAAGGAGCGCCCGTTCCTCGACTCGATCACCTCGAGCACGCACTTCGTCAGCCCCGCGATCGTCGGGCTCGCTCTGACCGGTGCTCCCGTGACGACCGGCACCGTGATCGTGCTCGTCGCCTTCTTCCTCTGGGGGATGGCGGCGCACGCGTTCGGCGCCGTGCAGGACGTCGGTCCGGACCGAGAGGCCGGGATCGGCTCCATCGCCACCGTCATCGGAGCCAGAGCGACCGTGCGGATGTCGGTCGTGCTCTGGACCGTGGCGGGAGCGAGCATGCTGCTGACGCCGTGGCCCGCCCCGCTCGCGGCCGTGCTCGCGGTCCCGTACATCGTCAACGCGCTGCCCTGGTGGAACGTGACGGACGAGGGCTCCGCGGCGACCAACCGCTCCTGGCGGCGCTTCATCGCTCTGAACTACATCGCGGGCTTCCTCGCGACCATGATCCTGATCCTCGCCTGGGTCTCCTGACCCCGCGCACCCTCCGGAAGGAACCCGATGTCCCGCCCCGCTCAGGCGCCCGCTCCGACGCCCCGCGAACGCACACGCCGCCACTCCTGGGCGCGCATCTTCATCCCCGTCGCGCTGATCCTCGTCTGGTTGGTGGGCGCTTCGCTGGGCGGACCGCTGTTCGGCAAGGTCGACGAGGTGTCGTCGAACGATCAGACCAGCTACCTTCCCTCGTCGTCCGACGCGACCCAGGTGCAGAAGATGCTCGGTGAGTTCAACGACAGCGAAGCCATCCCGGCGATCGCGCTGTTCACCTCAGAGCAGAAGCTGACGGACGCCGAGCTCGAGACGATCTCGGATGCCGTTGCCGATGCCCCCACGGTCGAGGGAGTCAGCGCGGATGTGTCCCCCGCCCTGCCCTCCGACGACGGCAAGGCCGTGCAGGCGTTCATCCCGATCGAGAGCGACGCCGAACTCGCCGATGCCACCGAGGCCCTCGGCACACAGCTGCGCGAGGCCGTGCCCGACGGCGTCTCCGTCTACATCACGGGACCTGCCGGCTTCAGCGCCGACCTCGTCGCGGGATTCGCGGGCATCGATGGGCTCCTGCTGGGCGTCGCCCTGCTGGCGGTGCTGGTGATCCTGGTGCTGGTCTATCGGTCGTTCCTGCTGCCGCTGGTGGTGCTGTCGACCAGCCTGTTCGCGCTGTGCGTGGCGCTGCTGGTGGTCTGGTGGCTCGCGAAGTTCGAGGTACTGCTGCTGAGCGGACAGACCCAGGGGATCCTGTTCATTCTCGTGATCGGTGCCGCCACCGACTACGCCCTGCTGTTCGTGGCGCGCTTCCGCGAAGAGCTGCGTGTGGCGCACGACAAGGGAACCGCGGTGCTCGCGGCATGGAAGGGCTCGTTCGAGCCGATCGTCGCATCGGGCGGCACCGTGATCGCCGGGCTCCTCTGCCTGCTTCTGAGCGACCTGAAGTCGAACAGCACGCTCGGGCCGGTCGCGGCGATCGGGATCGTGTTCGCGATGCTCGC
It encodes:
- a CDS encoding AAA family ATPase — its product is MWRRDDKSADDAVAEAAVTLGELHESATGVDVAHAAEAERTRLRAEAADLGGASPLVNFRDRPESGIDISKAHPGSLPQFITGRSTLLSNLFRDEVGLRTARLAAERITAKNTELRTVRGIEAVHLAVGVAHWRIGGVGFSAPVLLRPLAIRRHHSDFELKLQGTFEVNPELVRIAREHFGISIDAAALAALAYDGGIFKPQPVIDSLRATARSIETFSVEPRLVVSTFADVSGAMVRDGRNLDHVVLNALAGHVGDREQVTAPRATPHHTGPDDRAPASDNLLLDADAEQEAVLARIAAGHSLTVATLPGTGGTQTVINALGELVRAGRRVLVVSARRSTLDGVRHRLAGIGLDSLAISPASVRRDLVRAIGRNEKAVAPKVGEVDDALVRLRTVLRDYRQALTAPVGGTGASVLDATRHLTRLASLPVPPSTTARLGTDALHRLADDRSAAASALAQAARLGEFRFGPDDSPWYGVTFSSTEAARAAHELAARLHTNSIPALLERGYELIAQTRMRPFSTIDELGEYLGLLQGIRDSLDRFSPTVFERPLGELIQAHGSRRDAPGMSGANRRRLRRLAKEYVRPGVHVTEMHESLLRIQAQRTQWQRFVEAGVAPEVPLGLADVSAAWQRAHAELAELDAALGRREPLASLPVARLVRTLAGLAAKSDVFDNLVERAQLRDRLALWGLEPLLAELSVRHVSEGQVGEELEFAWWQSLLERALQDNRALLGANTAVVDRLERDFRLVDEAHAAMAGPLLAWQLASQWKIAIVDEPQQSQHLRRALTQPGTSTAEIVSAAPSLVDVLAPVWISSPYRVPEIPDSVEFDTVLLVDAAAINLAEAAPAIRRARQIVAFGDPVTQRPTPFHIAVDPGDAWESEVPFDDVSVFERLSELLPVMTLTRSYRAGGEDLAELINDAFYGGEIVSLPWAGSYLGRGSLTVDYVEGGTGAPDPISGAVESPDAEVARVVTLVVEHAVHRPTESLMVVTASTRHAERVRAAVTSAFAGRSDVADFVGRDTAEPFSVLTLEESVAESRDRVIFSLGFGLTKHGRVLSDFGDLSTPDGERLLTVGMTRARRSMVIVSSIRPSSFDDGRLEHGAATLMSILGGLAARARDARLEDLADPLTLALARELRRLGASVDVDYRGRLPLVAQHQGKAVVIESDPESRGESLRETLRLRPHVLRRLGWHYVRVHAFDLYSDPVTVATRIAAVLGISDSAPRADNDTQPIEIVDPENG
- a CDS encoding methylated-DNA--[protein]-cysteine S-methyltransferase, whose product is MTFRYDFAPTPFGDALAVFSDEGIVRFDLSESEDPSVPWLLESVARELGAVPEPEPGAADELSRLLGAYFDGEPVRFADHVEFDWRLTNGFSLTALQTISTIEWGETMSYGEVAVLAGHPGAARAVGTACRLTPFSIIVPVHRVVRSDGTPGHYGAHPERKRFLLDLEAR
- a CDS encoding LuxR C-terminal-related transcriptional regulator, which codes for MSSTVTWESETELVANAVSELARRTRFPVAFGGLIEEGVVSVTSIVGNRTRSLDGLRVRPERGLGGRAMMELRPRMTSDYGSSQQITHDYDMFVLGEGLRTLLALPIVVRGRSRGVLYAGTWDEEPVGGITTAPAMQVAQSVADELRIRDEVEQRLRARTTDEAVAPPQREQLRESFAELRSIAASIDDDSLRRRIARVERRLAVIAGDAVPVATGPVPTVRLSPREIDVLACAALGSTNAEIASRLGLREGTVKAYLGTAMSKLDASTRHSAVAKARRAGLLP
- a CDS encoding DMT family transporter — its product is MSWIVLIASGILEAVWATALGKSDGLTKLWPSVTFFVALAISMFGLAFAMRDISTGTAYAVWVGIGASLTVIWAMITGDTEISWLRILLLMGLVGCIVGLKLIDTGHE
- a CDS encoding histone-like nucleoid-structuring protein Lsr2 yields the protein MARRIVHQLVDDIDGSVLEVGEGETVHFSLNGTSYEIDLSSAHAEELRAAFEPYISAGRRAGSGGAVRSAAPRKRPGRNPEVAAIRTWANENGYTLSERGRIPAPIVDAYNAAH
- a CDS encoding MarR family winged helix-turn-helix transcriptional regulator, producing MENESRTTLAPGASGDAAMSADVPGPDGLSHSAIYDVDASDPRSALIDRSGVAPEDLRQIARLMGAIAELRDAEQRLSLASRRYMKLNETDMRALHYLIVCANRDAIATPGGIAQHLGISTAATTKLLDRLEKGKHIHRAPHPTDRRALAITISAETRHAAMETVGRQQAKRFYSAARLTSEEREVVIGFLTDMTSEITLRDEAWAKEKEE
- the idi gene encoding isopentenyl-diphosphate Delta-isomerase; this encodes MDDVTLLAEDGSVVGVLPKRDVHTSETPLHLAFSCHIRDHDGRILVTRRALSKQTWPGVWTNSFCGHPRPGEDMAAAVTRRAFEELGVTLSDIRLVLPSFRYRAVDASGIVENEICPVHVAVIDGELSVNPEEVAEWAWIEPADLVEAVERAPFAFSPWIREQLPLLRQIGEV
- a CDS encoding polyprenyl synthetase family protein yields the protein MATEEDLGTRIEEALRIRFAERSTAAEAYGPEFAALWKAAAEHALGGKLIRPRLLLDFRLALSAAGLSHEEAACAVDIAANVELLHYAFLLHDDVIDGDLIRRRRPNLIGSLAERRSDEPDDAELHWARSSAILMGDLLLASAVLGFARADVSADTRDRLLALMEQTILETVAGEHTDIGLSDGIIPPDLRTILSMSAYKTATYSFVLPLRAAAVLAGASPSAEEQLTAIGRHLGLAYQLQDDLLSVFGEAQEHGKDAFSDLREGKETAIIAYARMTGHWPSIELYFGATDLSAQQCADIRDRLRECGAEGFARSLVEEQLGAVSTVLAEAEAAGTISPAAGRTVLALASRIESRRA